A stretch of DNA from Daphnia magna isolate NIES unplaced genomic scaffold, ASM2063170v1.1 Dm_contigs066, whole genome shotgun sequence:
TAATGAGGGAATTTCTTCAGAAGTTTTtgacaaaaactttttccAACTGTGGATATTGTGGATTAAGTAGCATGTCTATTGTACATATACTATAGAATTTTGACGGATTATTactaaataatattttatctTCAGGAATTAGGGAAACTTGTAAAGAGACAACAGGAGAACTTATCAATGATGGTATTATATAAtaagatttttaaattgtttgatATAATGTCATAATGACTTCAGAGATTTTACTCATAGGTTTTATTTATACTGTCTTATTGTATAGAGCATTTGCAACTTTTGATTCACTAATAgtaaacaattctttttttcttaataagGAGTGAAACAAACCACGAGTGAGACACCAGAAAAAGTTATGAATAAAGGTAGGCTACTACATAACATTTTGTATTACTCGACAAAGTTTCTTATAATAAATTACAGAATGAACTTGTAAGTAACTATAGCATatataacttttttttctctagtaGTAAACAATTCTGTGTGTGTAAAGGAGTAAAACAAACTTTGAGTGAGACAAAAGGAAAACTTATTAATAGTACCACACCATAATTTTTGTTATTGCTCGACAAATTCTGTAACTTTTGTTTCACTAGTAGTTAACAATTCTTTTTATCTTAAAGAGTGAAACAAAAGGAAAGCTTATCAATAGCAGAACTAcataatcaaattttttattgcttGACAAATTCTGTAACTTTTGTTTCACGAGTAGTAAACAATTCTTTTTATGTTAAAGAGTGAAAGAAAGCTTGAGTGAGGCAAATGGAAACTTCTCAATAATAGTAGGGGAGAGCGGGGTCCAACTGGACACGTACTGGACAGGACATAAGCATTTACGGGTTTTGGTGATTATTAACTGGGGTGAAAAAAATACTGGGATGTCCGCATTGTAAATGTCTATATGTGACATAAAAATAATCATGTAATTCTGAAAAGTACATGAGTTATGGAGGAAAACCGaaaaatttgttgatttcTGATCCTTCGTGACAGCACATTTTTTGGTAAACCTACGCTATGCCTCGTCCAAAAGTTGTATAACAGTTAAAGAAGCTATtaaattcatttaattttACACAGCCaggatgaaaatatttttaaggAATACGGTTTAATAGTTATTAAGGAACTTATAATAGACACTCTGTTGGGGTAATACTGGACACTGTTTTGTGGGGTAACATCGGACGAAATCGATTTGTTATGGGCGGAGCCTAAGTTGCGTGGAGGAGGAGTCTAGTTGCTAAGCAACGCTGCGTATCAGACGCGGACTATTTGAAATAGATTTACGGAACTTACAATATATCAAGTTAATTGAGCATTTTGTTGAAGTCTATAAGTTACGTATAAGTAAATAAACATATATTGCACAGTTAAcatattgttattattaaaCGACTGTATTAACTCGGTGTAATGATAATTATTTGAAGAAACACAATCATACATTTCTTGGCTACATGACATTACAGTACGAACGAAACAAGTATGAATATCTTTGTATGATCaatgaacacattttttttttaaacacgaAAATCTAGATTGATTAACTTATTAAAAAATGTAAGACACCTGACTTGGACTAGCTTGTAGCTAGGTTGTACCAAACAATATGAATTGACATATTACGTACAAATTTGAATATCTTTCTTGTATCAATGAACACAATTAGTTTAAACACGAAAATCAAGAATGATTGGTCATTGCAATATTTTGGACACCTGACTTGTACTGGCTTGTACCTGGGTTGTACTGGAAAATATGATTGGCTGCCTATAAGCTTCGATAAATGCTTGGCTTCACTAAGCGACCAGTCCTCGTTCTAATTTCTCCCGAAATCACAGGCGTTTCAATTAATTCATCACCATCGTTCGACACACTGTCATTTTGCTGTTTcaaagaaacttttttttttgattgggCTTTAGTGCTTGTGACATTCACTTTTTTCTTAACTGAGTAATCTTCATTAGATGTGGTTTCCATGTCGATGATAATCTtctgtttcccttttttattgtttattttttcactTGCTGGTTGTAATCGACGTCTacttttttcgattttctccgATTGTCTTTGATGGTGTTCAGCTATGACATTAATCTCCGGTGTATTCGTTAAGATCCTGGTTCGTCCAAGTCTGCTAACTTGTTTTTGGCTCCTGCGTGCTTTTGGGGTGGTCTGACTGACCTTTGGAAGTGGTCTGATATCAGTGAGAGTAATCGTCGGAGTTGCAGGATCTCCACTAATTTGCACTTCTTCTCTTGTCTCTTCTAATTCGAATACACCATCCGGGTGTGAAATAACATCTTGCGTCATCCTGGGTTCAGTTACATTGTCGGAAGTAGCATGTTGTTCAATTTCTGCAAAAAGAGTACATTTGTTAAAAATAAGAATGTAGGCCTAATCATTTCATGTTAAAACTGTACCTGGCTGGTCGGTTACACTTGCTGGGGCATAGCGTGTGTCCGGAATAACATCTCTGTTGAATGGATAAATTCCTGTTTTTTGAAATCCTGGTGTTATATTACCAGGTATAACTTTCTCCATATAAGGCACTCTA
This window harbors:
- the LOC116930182 gene encoding uncharacterized protein LOC116930182; the protein is MVSQPMKQGSLLFNTPKPEATSQAKAAGFNKVVVSHFYDNLRDIYEKFEIPQCDVWNGDETNVPTVMQPPDVIATKNFKQVSQTVSAERGAERGVNVMMLVFVNAIGSSTPPVFVFPRKKQNPDLIKGGPTGCLGLVHESGWMTAENFLLSLQHFHGIVKSTKEKPVLLTLDNHSSHIDYNVVKFAKDNGIILLTFPPQCSHALQPLDVSVFGPFKSALKKSHNQWLQDHPGQRISIKEVAHLCRVPYMEKVIPGNITPGFQKTGIYPFNRDVIPDTRYAPASVTDQPEIEQHATSDNVTEPRMTQDVISHPDGVFELEETREEVQISGDPATPTITLTDIRPLPKVSQTTPKARRSQKQVSRLGRTRILTNTPEINVIAEHHQRQSEKIEKSRRRLQPASEKINNKKGKQKIIIDMETTSNEDYSVKKKVNVTSTKAQSKKKVSLKQQNDSVSNDGDELIETPVISGEIRTRTGRLVKPSIYRSL